The following coding sequences are from one Psychrobacter sp. AH5 window:
- a CDS encoding BolA family protein, with protein MNNAEPTATALRSALEDLHPSYVDLLNESMNHAGYFEGKESHFKLTIVSEAFEGKRLVARHQLVYKTVDPLLTSKGGSIHALAIHAYTPSEWQQQAQSPDSPLCAGQNK; from the coding sequence ATGAATAACGCCGAACCCACTGCTACTGCATTAAGATCAGCTTTAGAAGATTTACATCCTAGCTATGTAGATCTACTTAATGAGTCGATGAACCATGCTGGTTACTTTGAGGGTAAAGAGAGTCACTTTAAGCTAACGATCGTGAGTGAAGCTTTTGAGGGTAAGCGCTTAGTTGCGCGTCATCAGCTAGTCTATAAGACGGTAGATCCGTTATTGACGTCTAAAGGCGGGAGTATTCACGCTTTAGCTATCCATGCTTATACGCCAAGCGAATGGCAACAGCAGGCTCAAAGTCCTGATAGTCCGCTTTGCGCCGGACAAAATAAGTAG
- a CDS encoding M48 family metallopeptidase: MKKLLTTSLMAASLSTLALVGCTSTTGTGAVGVDRQQLLLVSNEEVLQLSAKSYNEVLQKARQARVLDTNQAQLNRLKNIANRLVGQVGVYRPDAAKWNWEVHVIKSEQLNASVLPGGKILFYSGIIDRLNLTDDEIAAIMGHEISHALREHSRERLSREYATQTGIGLAASVFGLSQGQAQLASVAGDLGLSRPHSRTQESEADQIGLELMARAGYNPQAAITLWQKMQRASQGEPPQFLSTHPTSSARIAQMQALMPKVMPLYQKSRR, encoded by the coding sequence ATGAAAAAACTACTCACTACCTCTCTTATGGCCGCTTCATTATCAACGCTCGCATTAGTGGGCTGTACTAGTACAACTGGTACTGGTGCCGTTGGTGTCGATCGTCAGCAGCTTTTATTAGTATCAAATGAAGAAGTGCTACAACTCTCCGCCAAAAGCTATAATGAGGTTTTACAAAAGGCGCGTCAAGCTCGTGTTCTAGATACCAATCAAGCCCAGCTTAATCGCCTAAAAAACATTGCTAATCGCTTAGTAGGCCAAGTAGGCGTCTATCGTCCTGATGCCGCGAAATGGAACTGGGAAGTTCATGTTATTAAGTCAGAACAGCTCAACGCTTCGGTATTACCTGGGGGTAAGATTTTGTTTTATTCAGGTATTATTGATCGTCTTAATTTAACGGATGATGAGATTGCCGCTATTATGGGTCATGAGATATCGCATGCCTTACGTGAGCACTCTCGTGAGCGCCTCTCACGCGAATATGCAACCCAAACTGGCATTGGTCTAGCGGCTAGCGTCTTTGGACTATCGCAAGGACAAGCACAGCTAGCCAGTGTCGCTGGTGATTTGGGATTGAGCCGTCCCCATAGCCGTACTCAGGAGTCTGAGGCTGATCAGATCGGATTAGAGCTGATGGCGCGCGCCGGCTACAACCCACAAGCAGCTATTACGCTATGGCAAAAAATGCAGCGTGCTAGCCAAGGTGAGCCGCCACAATTCTTAAGTACTCACCCTACAAGTAGCGCTCGTATCGCGCAGATGCAAGCGCTAATGCCCAAAGTTATGCCTCTTTATCAAAAATCGCGTCGTTAA
- a CDS encoding glucose 1-dehydrogenase, with the protein MQEFKPKAFNELFDLTGKTAIITGGANGIGKATAMRLAQAGANIAIADLKLDDAKAAIKDIEELGVKGLAVECNILKDDDLVAMVDKVVAEFGTVNILINNAGGGGGGGGGKENPFKISVDDIRRDFELNVFSGWRLCQLCVPHMKKSGYGSIVFTTSMSSINKDPNMSGYAGSKAAVNHMVANLAHDYGPEVRINAVGPGATRTDALKSVLTPEIEKKMLAHTPIKRLGEADDIAGAMLYFASPISTWVSGQTLFVNGGGVQTLS; encoded by the coding sequence ATGCAAGAATTTAAACCTAAAGCTTTTAATGAGTTGTTTGACCTGACAGGTAAGACGGCGATTATCACCGGCGGAGCTAACGGCATTGGTAAAGCTACCGCTATGCGCTTAGCCCAAGCGGGCGCTAATATCGCTATTGCTGATCTAAAGCTTGATGATGCCAAAGCCGCCATCAAAGATATCGAAGAATTAGGCGTTAAAGGCTTGGCGGTAGAGTGCAATATTCTAAAAGATGATGATCTGGTGGCTATGGTCGATAAAGTGGTAGCTGAATTTGGTACGGTTAATATTTTGATCAATAATGCTGGCGGCGGTGGCGGCGGTGGCGGCGGTAAAGAGAATCCGTTTAAGATATCAGTCGATGATATTCGCCGTGATTTTGAGCTAAACGTTTTTAGTGGCTGGCGCTTATGCCAGTTGTGTGTGCCGCATATGAAAAAGTCAGGCTATGGCTCTATCGTCTTTACGACCTCAATGTCGAGTATCAATAAAGATCCAAACATGAGTGGTTATGCCGGCTCAAAAGCAGCCGTCAATCACATGGTCGCCAACCTTGCGCATGACTATGGTCCAGAGGTGCGCATTAACGCCGTGGGGCCAGGTGCTACCCGTACTGATGCTCTAAAATCCGTACTGACGCCGGAGATTGAGAAGAAAATGCTCGCGCATACCCCTATCAAGCGCTTGGGTGAAGCGGATGATATCGCTGGCGCTATGCTGTACTTTGCTTCTCCTATCTCGACTTGGGTTAGCGGTCAGACTCTCTTTGTCAATGGTGGCGGGGTACAAACGCTTAGCTAA
- a CDS encoding Mpo1-like protein, translating into MSRTQKRPSKRSLEQWLSEYAVSHQNLVNKKIHWLCVPTIFVSILGMGMSLSVWITLVLSALVLLFYMQLSTPLFLAMGIFILICLSVMAALPVGFKVWATIFVVAWIGQFIGHKIEGKKPSFFEDLQFLLIGPAWVVNSLMGGKNKQTA; encoded by the coding sequence ATGTCTCGTACTCAAAAACGTCCCTCGAAACGCTCGCTTGAGCAGTGGCTGAGCGAATATGCCGTTAGCCACCAAAACCTGGTCAATAAAAAAATCCATTGGCTTTGCGTGCCGACTATCTTTGTCAGTATCTTAGGAATGGGTATGTCGCTGTCTGTGTGGATTACGCTAGTGCTTAGCGCTCTGGTTTTGCTATTTTATATGCAGTTATCGACGCCGCTATTTTTGGCGATGGGCATTTTTATCTTGATTTGTTTATCAGTGATGGCAGCGCTACCCGTTGGCTTTAAAGTCTGGGCTACAATATTTGTAGTTGCATGGATTGGGCAGTTTATTGGTCACAAGATAGAAGGCAAAAAACCATCTTTCTTTGAAGACTTACAGTTTTTGTTAATTGGCCCAGCTTGGGTTGTTAATAGCCTGATGGGCGGTAAAAATAAGCAAACCGCTTAG
- the pnuC gene encoding nicotinamide riboside transporter PnuC produces MRIQFLDNITGKWSLQWIIGWFISGVLALSAGFWLTTEHSALDWFYLLVSFIGLICVVSLSFRKNVAGNGFGMAATAGEVVVQGTAGSVGLMLAPLFNFFTHLYGLFYWSKNTDADGDMIPKSANKWVWLITITFMIIGLALFPTVNALLASYGYAVVENDSSLFLGFISFFWINVIAFILSITAQAAMILRYSINWWLWIISNFVWLTVNLMSGNYIFAIQTMVYQINSFVGLYEWYRSERDAVTG; encoded by the coding sequence ATGCGTATTCAATTCTTGGACAACATCACCGGAAAATGGTCGCTGCAATGGATTATTGGCTGGTTTATTTCTGGCGTATTGGCGCTATCAGCTGGGTTTTGGCTGACCACTGAGCACAGTGCGTTAGACTGGTTTTATTTGCTCGTCTCTTTTATTGGCCTCATCTGCGTAGTGTCTTTATCCTTTCGCAAGAACGTCGCGGGTAACGGCTTTGGTATGGCGGCGACCGCAGGCGAGGTAGTCGTACAAGGAACGGCAGGCTCAGTCGGCTTAATGCTCGCGCCTTTATTTAACTTTTTTACTCACCTATATGGACTTTTTTATTGGTCAAAAAACACCGACGCTGATGGTGATATGATTCCAAAGTCCGCTAACAAGTGGGTTTGGCTCATTACCATTACCTTTATGATTATTGGTTTGGCGCTTTTCCCAACGGTTAATGCTCTGCTCGCTAGCTATGGTTATGCAGTGGTCGAAAACGACAGCAGCCTGTTCTTGGGCTTTATCTCTTTTTTTTGGATTAATGTCATTGCTTTTATCTTATCTATTACGGCGCAAGCGGCGATGATACTGCGCTATTCGATTAACTGGTGGTTATGGATAATCTCCAATTTCGTGTGGCTAACGGTAAATCTGATGTCAGGTAATTACATTTTTGCTATTCAAACCATGGTCTATCAGATCAATTCCTTTGTCGGTCTATATGAGTGGTATCGCAGCGAGCGAGACGCTGTGACAGGATGA
- the nadR gene encoding multifunctional transcriptional regulator/nicotinamide-nucleotide adenylyltransferase/ribosylnicotinamide kinase NadR — translation MSKGDSMLKTGLMIGHFEPLHLGQMRSILAASGQVKNLHIVITNHPSPHTNFDITLQDKARWLQMACADLPFIHIHTTDEIDLPVHESFETVVIEVAVTNAKLQLIINELDLPSDTVLFVAANHPLAQERCQQQLVIKVLTTPLQTEFASYDIAKDPVAHWSAIHPEARADYTKTVAIVGGESSGKTTLVHKLANYYGASFALEMGRVYVGTDLGGKEIGLQYSDYGPIALDHAEAIRQAKITATAPVTIVDTDFVTTQAFCEEYEGRTHPFVTACIEEFRADFTIMLDNNTPWIDDGLRSLGSRDARGRFEQRLLAIFHRHNIKPYLIDAPDYDARYREAVAFIDKHIYGKTL, via the coding sequence ATGAGTAAAGGAGATAGTATGTTAAAAACTGGCTTAATGATTGGACATTTTGAACCGCTACATCTAGGGCAGATGCGAAGTATTTTGGCCGCTTCAGGACAGGTCAAAAACCTACATATCGTCATTACCAATCATCCCTCACCTCATACTAATTTTGATATTACTTTACAAGATAAGGCGCGCTGGCTACAGATGGCTTGTGCCGACTTACCTTTTATTCATATTCATACCACTGATGAGATTGACTTACCTGTCCATGAGAGCTTTGAGACTGTAGTTATTGAGGTCGCTGTCACCAATGCCAAGCTACAGCTTATAATCAATGAGCTGGATTTACCTAGTGATACGGTGCTGTTTGTCGCGGCTAATCATCCTCTAGCTCAAGAGCGCTGCCAGCAGCAGTTGGTCATTAAAGTACTGACAACGCCGCTACAAACTGAGTTCGCCTCTTATGACATCGCCAAAGACCCGGTAGCACACTGGTCGGCTATTCATCCAGAGGCACGCGCTGACTATACCAAGACCGTAGCTATCGTTGGCGGTGAGAGCTCCGGCAAGACGACTTTGGTGCATAAGCTTGCCAATTATTATGGTGCAAGCTTTGCCTTAGAGATGGGTAGAGTTTATGTCGGCACTGATTTGGGCGGTAAAGAGATTGGTCTGCAATATAGCGATTATGGACCGATAGCTTTGGATCATGCTGAGGCTATCCGCCAAGCTAAAATCACTGCTACCGCTCCTGTCACTATCGTTGATACCGACTTTGTCACTACGCAAGCGTTCTGTGAAGAGTATGAGGGGCGTACCCATCCTTTTGTCACGGCCTGTATTGAAGAGTTTCGCGCAGATTTCACTATTATGCTCGATAACAATACGCCGTGGATCGATGATGGCCTACGCTCGTTGGGTAGCAGGGACGCACGCGGACGTTTTGAGCAGCGGTTATTAGCTATCTTTCATCGGCATAATATCAAGCCGTATTTGATTGATGCGCCAGATTACGACGCGCGTTATCGTGAAGCCGTAGCTTTTATTGATAAGCATATTTATGGCAAAACATTATAA
- a CDS encoding PspC domain-containing protein: protein MAKLVKLHRSKNNRMIAGVMGGIAEYLGWSPMWVRLLFVIVSSLSAAVPGILIYIILWIVMPKANSQSYQ, encoded by the coding sequence TTGGCGAAATTAGTAAAATTACATCGCTCAAAAAACAACCGTATGATTGCTGGTGTGATGGGCGGAATAGCAGAATACTTGGGTTGGTCACCGATGTGGGTACGTCTATTATTCGTTATTGTATCTTCACTCAGTGCTGCGGTTCCTGGTATTTTAATTTACATCATTTTATGGATTGTCATGCCAAAGGCTAATAGCCAATCTTATCAATGA
- the glyQ gene encoding glycine--tRNA ligase subunit alpha, producing MSFQDLILTLQNYWASKGCVVLQPYDMEVGAGTFHTATFLRSLGPERWNAAYVQPSRRPTDGRYGDNPNRLQHYYQFQVVLKPNPPNIQELYLDSLKAIGIDPLVHDIRFVEDNWESPTLGAWGLGWEIWLNGMEVTQFTYFQQVGGIECFPVTGEITYGLERLAMYVQGVDSVYDLVWADGEFGRVTYGDVFHQNEVEQSTYNFEHADVAKMGEFFDFYEVQADKLVAAGLPLPAYEMVLKASHAFNLLDARGAISVTERQRFILRVRTLARKVALGYVEARAKLGFPLADEAHRQAAIDKYLPKVAATTDDLAKDQTTTHTNNK from the coding sequence TTGAGTTTCCAAGATTTGATTTTGACGCTACAAAACTATTGGGCCTCTAAAGGCTGCGTAGTGTTGCAGCCTTATGATATGGAAGTAGGCGCTGGTACTTTTCATACCGCTACTTTTTTGCGCTCATTAGGGCCTGAGCGCTGGAACGCCGCTTATGTGCAGCCTTCGCGTCGCCCTACTGACGGTCGTTATGGCGATAATCCGAACCGTTTGCAGCATTATTATCAGTTTCAGGTGGTATTAAAGCCCAATCCGCCCAATATTCAAGAGCTTTATTTGGACTCTCTAAAAGCTATCGGTATCGATCCTTTAGTACATGATATCCGTTTTGTAGAAGATAACTGGGAATCACCAACGCTTGGCGCTTGGGGACTGGGTTGGGAGATTTGGCTAAACGGTATGGAGGTGACGCAGTTTACTTACTTTCAGCAAGTTGGCGGTATCGAATGCTTCCCAGTCACAGGCGAGATTACCTATGGTCTTGAGCGTCTAGCGATGTATGTGCAAGGCGTAGATAGTGTTTATGATCTGGTATGGGCGGATGGCGAGTTTGGCCGCGTCACCTATGGCGATGTGTTTCATCAAAACGAAGTAGAGCAGTCCACTTATAACTTTGAGCATGCCGATGTAGCTAAAATGGGCGAGTTCTTTGATTTTTATGAGGTGCAGGCGGATAAACTGGTCGCGGCAGGCTTGCCATTACCCGCTTATGAGATGGTATTAAAAGCTTCGCATGCCTTTAACTTACTTGACGCTCGCGGCGCTATTTCAGTCACTGAGCGTCAGCGCTTTATTTTGCGCGTACGTACTTTAGCGCGAAAAGTGGCGCTAGGCTATGTAGAGGCACGAGCTAAATTAGGCTTTCCGTTAGCCGATGAAGCCCATCGTCAGGCTGCTATCGATAAGTATTTGCCAAAAGTTGCAGCGACTACTGATGACTTAGCTAAAGATCAAACCACTACCCATACTAATAATAAATAG